One Patescibacteria group bacterium DNA window includes the following coding sequences:
- a CDS encoding septum formation initiator family protein has protein sequence MKNLRALLPTRSEAMPWLLGLFLVALLVGNTRLLIRRQQIKTEVAELNEKATELQRSNQQLQSLLSYVQTDTYTEEQARVRFNLAKPGEKLFILPQEGEELAAGGEEPATESGSLIAKWWRFFFVKQ, from the coding sequence ATGAAGAATCTTCGAGCGCTGCTTCCAACAAGAAGTGAAGCCATGCCCTGGCTCTTGGGGTTGTTTTTAGTAGCGTTACTAGTTGGTAACACGCGTCTTCTTATTCGCCGACAGCAAATCAAGACCGAAGTGGCCGAGCTTAATGAGAAAGCCACTGAATTACAGCGGTCCAACCAGCAATTGCAATCGCTCTTGTCATACGTACAAACAGATACGTACACTGAAGAGCAAGCTAGGGTACGATTTAATTTAGCGAAACCCGGCGAGAAGCTATTTATTTTGCCGCAAGAGGGCGAGGAACTTGCGGCGGGTGGTGAGGAGCCAGCAACCGAGTCGGGTAGTCTAATCGCAAAATGGTGGAGATTCTTTTTTGTAAAACAATAG